From a single Brassica rapa cultivar Chiifu-401-42 chromosome A01, CAAS_Brap_v3.01, whole genome shotgun sequence genomic region:
- the LOC103843481 gene encoding E3 ubiquitin-protein ligase RNF170 isoform X1, producing MEVKTDEVNAAATETHGLSEPEEASNAVVLADGAVTTEERKKTQSETPPEDDCCPICFGSFTVPCRGDCGHWYCGSCILQYWNYAAVSRPCKCPMCVRHITKLSPEASLQQRQEPEVKEVLAKIRRYNRLFVGGLTGFLQKVQELPLLMKRMVWHIMDPDTTNLHFNEVRIFAMLMSTLYTATEFNFIPTGGFRIVTVFEFSAIAMILILRLVGVYRRRRLAQRVRHVAAAELEPE from the exons ATGGAGGTGAAAACCGACGAGGTAAACGCCGCGGCGACGGAAACTCATGGCCTTAGCGAGCCGGAGGAGGCGTCAAACGCCGTCGTGCTCGCTGACGGAGCCGTAACGACggaggagaggaagaagacacaGAGCGAGACGCCTCCAGAGGATGATTGCTGCCCGATCTGCTTCGGCTCCTTCACGGTTCCGTGTCGAGGTGATTGTGGCCATTGGTATTGCG GAAGCTGCATCTTGCAGTACTGGAACTACGCTGCGGTATCAAGGCCTTGCAAGTGTCCCATGTGTGTTCGTCACATCACCAAGCTCTCTCCGGAAGCGTCCTTGCAACAGCGCCAAGAGCCGGAGGTGAAGGAGGTTCTTGCTAAGATCCGTAGGTATAACCGTCTCTTTGTTGGAGGTTTAACTGGCTTTCTTCAG AAAGTGCAGGAGCTGCCTTTGTTAATGAAGAGAATGGTGTGGCACATTATGGATCCGGATACTACCAACCTGCATTTTAACGAAGTTCGCATCTTTGCA ATGTTGATGAGTACCCTTTACACTGCCACCGAGTTTAATTTCATCCCAACGG GAGGGTTCAGAATAGTGACGGTGTTCGAGTTCAGTGCTATAGCAATGATTCTGATTCTGCGCTTGGTGGGGGTATATAGGAGGAGACGTCTTGCTCAACGGGTTAGGCATGTTGCAGCTGCAGAACTTGAACCAGAATGA
- the LOC103843481 gene encoding E3 ubiquitin-protein ligase RNF170 isoform X2, with product MEVKTDEVNAAATETHGLSEPEEASNAVVLADGAVTTEERKKTQSETPPEDDCCPICFGSFTVPCRGDCGHWYCGSCILQYWNYAAVSRPCKCPMCVRHITKLSPEASLQQRQEPEVKEVLAKIRRYNRLFVGGLTGFLQELPLLMKRMVWHIMDPDTTNLHFNEVRIFAMLMSTLYTATEFNFIPTGGFRIVTVFEFSAIAMILILRLVGVYRRRRLAQRVRHVAAAELEPE from the exons ATGGAGGTGAAAACCGACGAGGTAAACGCCGCGGCGACGGAAACTCATGGCCTTAGCGAGCCGGAGGAGGCGTCAAACGCCGTCGTGCTCGCTGACGGAGCCGTAACGACggaggagaggaagaagacacaGAGCGAGACGCCTCCAGAGGATGATTGCTGCCCGATCTGCTTCGGCTCCTTCACGGTTCCGTGTCGAGGTGATTGTGGCCATTGGTATTGCG GAAGCTGCATCTTGCAGTACTGGAACTACGCTGCGGTATCAAGGCCTTGCAAGTGTCCCATGTGTGTTCGTCACATCACCAAGCTCTCTCCGGAAGCGTCCTTGCAACAGCGCCAAGAGCCGGAGGTGAAGGAGGTTCTTGCTAAGATCCGTAGGTATAACCGTCTCTTTGTTGGAGGTTTAACTGGCTTTCTTCAG GAGCTGCCTTTGTTAATGAAGAGAATGGTGTGGCACATTATGGATCCGGATACTACCAACCTGCATTTTAACGAAGTTCGCATCTTTGCA ATGTTGATGAGTACCCTTTACACTGCCACCGAGTTTAATTTCATCCCAACGG GAGGGTTCAGAATAGTGACGGTGTTCGAGTTCAGTGCTATAGCAATGATTCTGATTCTGCGCTTGGTGGGGGTATATAGGAGGAGACGTCTTGCTCAACGGGTTAGGCATGTTGCAGCTGCAGAACTTGAACCAGAATGA
- the LOC103843481 gene encoding E3 ubiquitin-protein ligase RNF170 isoform X4, with product MEVKTDEVNAAATETHGLSEPEEASNAVVLADGAVTTEERKKTQSETPPEDDCCPICFGSFTVPCRGDCGHWYCGSCILQYWNYAAVSRPCKCPMCVRHITKLSPEASLQQRQEPEVKEVLAKIRRYNRLFVGGLTGFLQELPLLMKRMVWHIMDPDTTNLHFNEVRIFAVKNVLSHSFHLVDVDEYPLHCHRV from the exons ATGGAGGTGAAAACCGACGAGGTAAACGCCGCGGCGACGGAAACTCATGGCCTTAGCGAGCCGGAGGAGGCGTCAAACGCCGTCGTGCTCGCTGACGGAGCCGTAACGACggaggagaggaagaagacacaGAGCGAGACGCCTCCAGAGGATGATTGCTGCCCGATCTGCTTCGGCTCCTTCACGGTTCCGTGTCGAGGTGATTGTGGCCATTGGTATTGCG GAAGCTGCATCTTGCAGTACTGGAACTACGCTGCGGTATCAAGGCCTTGCAAGTGTCCCATGTGTGTTCGTCACATCACCAAGCTCTCTCCGGAAGCGTCCTTGCAACAGCGCCAAGAGCCGGAGGTGAAGGAGGTTCTTGCTAAGATCCGTAGGTATAACCGTCTCTTTGTTGGAGGTTTAACTGGCTTTCTTCAG GAGCTGCCTTTGTTAATGAAGAGAATGGTGTGGCACATTATGGATCCGGATACTACCAACCTGCATTTTAACGAAGTTCGCATCTTTGCAGTTAAGAACGTTTTGAGCCATAGTTTCCATCTCGTTG ATGTTGATGAGTACCCTTTACACTGCCACCGAGTTTAA
- the LOC103843481 gene encoding E3 ubiquitin-protein ligase RNF170 isoform X3: MEVKTDEVNAAATETHGLSEPEEASNAVVLADGAVTTEERKKTQSETPPEDDCCPICFGSFTVPCRGDCGHWYCGSCILQYWNYAAVSRPCKCPMCVRHITKLSPEASLQQRQEPEVKEVLAKIRRYNRLFVGGLTGFLQKVQELPLLMKRMVWHIMDPDTTNLHFNEVRIFAVKNVLSHSFHLVDVDEYPLHCHRV; the protein is encoded by the exons ATGGAGGTGAAAACCGACGAGGTAAACGCCGCGGCGACGGAAACTCATGGCCTTAGCGAGCCGGAGGAGGCGTCAAACGCCGTCGTGCTCGCTGACGGAGCCGTAACGACggaggagaggaagaagacacaGAGCGAGACGCCTCCAGAGGATGATTGCTGCCCGATCTGCTTCGGCTCCTTCACGGTTCCGTGTCGAGGTGATTGTGGCCATTGGTATTGCG GAAGCTGCATCTTGCAGTACTGGAACTACGCTGCGGTATCAAGGCCTTGCAAGTGTCCCATGTGTGTTCGTCACATCACCAAGCTCTCTCCGGAAGCGTCCTTGCAACAGCGCCAAGAGCCGGAGGTGAAGGAGGTTCTTGCTAAGATCCGTAGGTATAACCGTCTCTTTGTTGGAGGTTTAACTGGCTTTCTTCAG AAAGTGCAGGAGCTGCCTTTGTTAATGAAGAGAATGGTGTGGCACATTATGGATCCGGATACTACCAACCTGCATTTTAACGAAGTTCGCATCTTTGCAGTTAAGAACGTTTTGAGCCATAGTTTCCATCTCGTTG ATGTTGATGAGTACCCTTTACACTGCCACCGAGTTTAA
- the LOC103843698 gene encoding zinc finger SWIM domain-containing protein 7, with protein MSVTLLVADTVWSNIESTGSVTEEQLSVLHLLFGKNLEKATRIIDKRGVKKISGLPSGRSIFQVVGESQKREEYLCFPGDYCGCYSFFYDVVSRGEQQCCKHQLAARLAFSLGAYSEIEVSDEHLAVMLSKI; from the exons ATGAGCGTCACTCTTTTGGTTGCAGACACCGTCTGGTCGAACATCGAATCTACAGGCTCAG taACTGAAGAACAGCTCTCAGT CTTGCATTTGTTGTTTGGTAAGAACCTTGAGAAAGCGACCAGAATAATCGACAAGAGAGGCGTCAAGAAAATCTCTGGCTTACCCAGTGGAAGATCCATCTTTCAG GTTGTTGGAGAATCTCAAAAGAGGGAAGAGTATCTCTGCTTCCCGGGAGATTACTGTGGATGCTATTCTTTCTTCTATGATGTTGTTAGCAGAGGAGAGCAACAATGT TGTAAGCATCAATTGGCTGCGAGGCTGGCTTTTTCTTTGGGTGCATACAGCGAGATTGAGGTATCAGATGAGCATCTTGCCGTGATGCTTTCAAAGATCTGA
- the LOC103843792 gene encoding 40S ribosomal protein S29, protein MGFAAIWNSHPKKYGPGSRTCRVCGNSHGLIRKYGLNCCRQCFRSNAKEIGFIKYR, encoded by the exons ATGGGTTTCGCTGCGATCTGGAACTCTCACCCTAAGAAGTACGGGCCTGGTTCCCGCACCTG CCGTGTGTGCGGAAACTCGCACGGGCTAATCAGGAAGTATGGACTTAACTGCTGTAGACAGTGCTTCCGTAGCAACGCCAAGGAAATCGGATTCATCAag TACCGTTAA